A window of Eublepharis macularius isolate TG4126 chromosome 18, MPM_Emac_v1.0, whole genome shotgun sequence genomic DNA:
ggactccataaggagcatggtggctttacatcttttctcttttggatgaccatgagggaaggtgtgaaatttcccaagaggcacagaggcaagagaggaggagtcagtaggcgttcccaccttagacaagagagtggcaagttgctagacttatacattacattcaaagagacatgccaCACCACCCAgagtccaaaggcaggctgaatcgcctattccaacaaaaagtgctactggactcttgctcttttcaaataTCAGAAGGGATATCACATCGAAAATAGAGCAGACATGTTTTCTCTTGCTCCAGAGGGCAGGGTGGAAATTATACACAGGTAGATTTTGGCTAAATAGTAGGACAAATTTACTGATTATAAGAACTGTTCAGCACAGCAGTGGAACATGTTGTCTCAGGTGGTGAAGGACTAACTTTCACTTAAGGACTAACCAAGGCTGAGAGACCATCTTTCTGAGATGCTGTAGTTGCATATTCCTGTTCTTAACGGGAGGTTGGACTGGACGTCCTCCAAGATGCCTTCTCATTCTAACAGTGTATGACTGTAACTCAGAAGTATTTTCAGGAGAACctcaaaagtttatatatttgaGATGATGGTACTCCTACAAAGTCTCTCGACAGTCCTTAATCTCATGTTATTGATTTGCTGTTCTTAGGAGACGAAGGAAAAACAAGATAATCCCTCAAAAACATCTGGTGTGATGCAGAAGAGTTCATAGTAGCCACATACCCATTAGCAGCGGAATCTCCATCATTAACAAACAACTTTGACAGACAGACTTTGCCCCTGAGATCATGAACGCACCAAGCGGGTTTCTCCCTGCTGCACCGCTATTTCTCAAGACAACATAAACCACCTTTTCTCCCTCAATGAGTAGCCTGCATCCAATTTGTgagttaaaacattttaaagtatttatttgtAAAAAGTCTTAATTCATTggcatttataaaaaaaaattgtaagagTGTAATCGTTTCATTCCAGATTCAACATCGATGGAACGAGAAAATCAAAGTGTGGTGACAGAATTCATCCTCATTGGATTTTCGGGTTTCCCAGGACTGCAGGTCCCACTGTTTGTAGTGTTCATCATAATGTACTTCACTATTTTGACAGGAAATATCATTATTGTCACTACGATAAATCACGACTCCAGCCTCCACacccccatgtacttcttcctcgCCATTCTCTCCAGTTCAGAAATCTGTTACACACTCATTATTATCCCAAATATGCTTACAAATCTTCTAAGAGTAAAGGCAACGATTTCATTTGTTGGCTGTGCTACTCAGATGTGTATGTTCCTGGGCTTTGGCTGTACAAACTGTATGCTTCTCACAGTGATGGGGTATGACCGATATGTGTCCATATGTAAACCTTTGCATTACCAGGTGCTGATGAATCAGGGATTCTGTACTAAACTGGTTGTCTTTTCAGCAACtactggttttcttttttctacAATTGAGACAATTTTCGTATTTACCTTGCCGTTCTGCGGGCTGAATAAAATCAATCACTTCTTTTGTGATTTAGCACCTTTACTTGAGCTAGCCTGTGCCCGAAATTATATAGGAGAAGCTGTCATTTTTCTTATTTGTTTTTTGGTAGTATTTTGCTCATTCTTTCTGATCCTTCTGTCCTACATTTTAATCTTAAACACAATCCTGAAAATCCCCACCACAGATGGGAAACGGAAAGCCTTTTCAACGTGTGCATCTCATCTTATTGTGGTTATCGTGCACTTTGGATGTATTTCCATTATTTACCTGAGGCCCAAATCCAGGTATACTTTGAATGGAGACACATTGATCTCTGTTACATACACGCTGGTGACTCCATTGCTGAATCCGGTTGTTTACAGCTTGAGGAACAAAGATGTCCAAGTAGCACTCAAGAAATCCCTGGGCAGGAGCACGTGCACCAAAAAGATATGAGAAGCTCTTTGGGCTCACtgtaagtccagtggcaccttaagaagAACAATATCCATGCtggtatgagcttttgcaagacacagctcacttccttAGGTACTATAGAAGAAAGAAGCCCCTTTACCTTAGTTTTACAGAACATTACAGGGAGGGAGCAGGAAAGATGGAGGAGTTTTGCAGAGAGAGGCGTAATATAATAAATCCAGTGAGATTCTTTATGTGGGAACTTGAACCCCTATGTGGGGTAGTTTAATGGATGATGGGAGAGATTACAGGTTCCTACATTAGGTGAAGATAAACAaaagtgcaataaaataaatgacaAATTAATTAAAGAAGAGGTAGTTGGATATATGAGAAAATTGAACATCAGTAAAGGGTTACTGTATGATGCAATAGGTGAACAACAGGGTGTTATAATTATTAAAGAGTCCTCTGGAGTTATTAGAAATTATAATGAATTAAGAATCCCAAATTTCAGTTTAAGCCAGAATGACAGAAGGTGTTTATTTTCTGGACGAGTTCTAATTCAGCCCTTTCATGTGGCATATTCCTTTTGAAGTTTTTCTGTCGAATAGGGGCTTTCAGATCTGCAACAGGATGTCTGGAGAgattaatagaaaagagtctagtagcacctttaagactaaccaactttactgtagcataagctttcgagaatcacagttctctttgtcagatgcatggagggtaagaagaaaatggtcagatatataggtggagaggggaggaagagtACATGCAATCAGTAGCATCTGaaaatgggatcagtttgctgctgataatgaaatcagttacttttgataatgagctaaccattcatagtccctattcagtcccagcttgacagagtcaaatttacatatgaattccaattcagcagcttcccgttggattctggttttgaaaggtttctgttgaactacagtgacctttaagtccttgatggaatgtcctggtagattaaagtgttctcccacttgtttctggatgttgccatttttaatgtcagatttgtgtccatttattcttttgtgcagaggttggctggtttgtccaatgtacagagcagatggacattgatCTGGACTGCTCAAAGCTTGTGAGAAAATTCTTCTACCCattctgttttgcatttctgttcctgAAATTCTGATTGTAACATTATAAATGTAAAGGCCATGAGAAAGGCACAGTGAGTTTGCTTCCACTACACACTGAAGGCTAAGAATTGTTTATATCCGGAGATATTCAGCTCCGGCCTTGGGTATCTTTTCCCAGTTATGTTTTGAAATTAATGTTATTCTTACTGTGTTCCTTTAACTGCTGGCTATATCTTGTCACTCTCCACTGTCCAGAAGATCATGTACTTTGACTTGTTTGTTTGTAAGAACTGGCTGCTTGTTTACAGAATTGTATGAAATCTTATGAACTGTATACAATCTTTTCTATATTGActgaaaggtataaaatacaTGTGCTGATGCTTCTCTGTATACATTCCGTTACCAAATTGACTGCATCAAGGGATattgctaaataaacctttttaCTTCTATGATGGCCAAGTTTAAATACCTTAAGTTATTTCTCATATTAGTACTGAAGTGAGGAAATCTACAATTGGCTAAGGGTGTTGGTTTATTTCCCCCAATAATAGGTTAATTTCTTGTGAAAAGAAAAAGGATGGTTCCCTGTGGTTCTGCTCACTGAAATCTGCCCAGCACATTTTAAGATTCTTTCTTTTTAAGGCGGCCAATACATACCAGCGGCCCTCAAATTATACCCAACTTTAGTACGGTATAATGGTTGGTTCATCTTCTTCGTGTTTTGCTTCCTTAGAGAAAACACAATTGAAACTTCTGAGAGCTTTATTTCGattccccagctctgtttccaaataTAGTTTACATTTGGAATCTGGCCTGATAAGAGTTGAGGCCAAGGTTAATTTGGCCTACCTAAGCTCATAGCTTAGGCTAAGTCATTTTCCTTCTGATATCACATCTTTAATACTTAGGGAGGGCTTTTGCTCTTCCTGGCTCAAGGCAATCCATCAGAAGTTGAACCTGT
This region includes:
- the LOC129345735 gene encoding olfactory receptor 10R2-like, producing the protein MERENQSVVTEFILIGFSGFPGLQVPLFVVFIIMYFTILTGNIIIVTTINHDSSLHTPMYFFLAILSSSEICYTLIIIPNMLTNLLRVKATISFVGCATQMCMFLGFGCTNCMLLTVMGYDRYVSICKPLHYQVLMNQGFCTKLVVFSATTGFLFSTIETIFVFTLPFCGLNKINHFFCDLAPLLELACARNYIGEAVIFLICFLVVFCSFFLILLSYILILNTILKIPTTDGKRKAFSTCASHLIVVIVHFGCISIIYLRPKSRYTLNGDTLISVTYTLVTPLLNPVVYSLRNKDVQVALKKSLGRSTCTKKI